From a region of the Triticum aestivum cultivar Chinese Spring chromosome 7D, IWGSC CS RefSeq v2.1, whole genome shotgun sequence genome:
- the LOC123167967 gene encoding uncharacterized protein isoform X2, whose translation MPAVKPPEWDAMSAKEQLLWYLERLCAQADEMSSVLGIARVGDPPVVTSLVDPAASTTTHASPTPVPDVSGSTTKVQEVIEVIQDAPPACIAMAHINCSTDGSNQVVTTNSVNKVTTIYPEPIIDLSDKRVEQFTDSTVSAESLAVVTATMVSPNPGKYAAVEAPPDVLTTPAVPTSISSSTTKAKEVFEVAYDVPQDCITKTIVSYSTDCSNQVIATSSFRGHDLYVSLPTRHQGLLMRPTPWPSFLADHMAEGNENRPTPWPSFQIGVPSQDKDDSCFSEKLFHEGKKWFSELCDCSITMAPPVQHSNLAIMTAHLLLSMQKMVALSTERSSKKKSSAHAIWAL comes from the coding sequence ATGCCCGCCGTCAAACCACCAGAGTGGGATGCCATGTCTGCCAAGGAGCAGTTGTTGTGGTATCTCGAGAGGTTATGCGCTCAGGCAGATGAGATGAGCTCAGTGTTGGGTATTGCACGAGTGGGTGACCCTCCCGTGGTCACCTCGCTTGTCGATCCGGCGGCCTCAACCACGACGCACGCCTCACCTACTCCCGTCCCTGACGTCTCCGGCTCCACCACCAAGGTCCAGGAAGTGATTGAGGTCATCCAAGACGCGCCCCCTGCTTGCATCGCGATGGCGCACATCAACTGTTCGACAGATGGCTCGAACCAAGTTGTCACCACCAACAGCGTCAACAAGGTCACCACCATCTACCCTGAGCCCATCATCGACCTCAGTGACAAGAGGGTGGAGCAGTTCACTGACTCTACCGTGAGTGCTGAGTCCCTCGCAGTGGTGACTGCCACGATGGTGTCTCCCAACCCGGGCAAGTACGCAGCGGTGGAGGCCCCTCCCGATGTCCTCACCACACCTGCAGTACCTACCAGCATTTCCTCATCCACCACAAAGGCCAAGGAGGTCTTCGAGGTTGCTTATGATGTGCCCCAGGACTGCATCACCAAGACAATCGTGAGTTATTCGACGGATTGTTCGAACCAAGTCATTGCCACATCGTCGTTCCGGGGCCATGACCTGTACGTCTCGTTGCCCACAAGGCACCAAGGACTTTTGATGCGGCCGACACCATGGCCGTCGTTTCTGGCAGATCATATGGCTGAGGGGAATGAGAATCGACCAACTCCATGGCCATCATTTCAAATTGGCGTGCCATCACAGGACAAGGATGATTCATGTTTTAGTGAGAAGTTATTTCATGAAGGTAAAAAGTGGTTTTCAGAACTATGTGATTGCTCTATTACTATGGCTCCTCCAGTGCAGCATTCGAATCTAGCTATCATGACTGCACATCTACTTCTGAGCATGCAGAAAATGGTTGCTCTAAGCACCGAACGTTCAAGCAAAAAAAAATCTTCAGCTCATGCAATTTGGGCCCTATGA
- the LOC123167967 gene encoding uncharacterized protein isoform X3 codes for MPAVKPPEWDAMSAKEQLLWYLERLCAQADEMSSVLGIARVGDPPVVTSLVDPAASTTTHASPTPVPDVSGSTTKVQEVIEVIQDAPPACIAMAHINCSTDGSNQVVTTNSVNKVTTIYPEPIIDLSDKRVEQFTDSTVSAESLAVVTATMVSPNPGKYAAVEAPPDVLTTPAVPTSISSSTTKAKEVFEVAYDVPQDCITKTIVSYSTDCSNQVIATSSFRGHDLYVSLPTRHQGLLMRPTPWPSFLADHMAEGNENRPTPWPSFQIGVPSQDKDDSCFSEKLFHEENGCSKHRTFKQKKIFSSCNLGPMN; via the exons ATGCCCGCCGTCAAACCACCAGAGTGGGATGCCATGTCTGCCAAGGAGCAGTTGTTGTGGTATCTCGAGAGGTTATGCGCTCAGGCAGATGAGATGAGCTCAGTGTTGGGTATTGCACGAGTGGGTGACCCTCCCGTGGTCACCTCGCTTGTCGATCCGGCGGCCTCAACCACGACGCACGCCTCACCTACTCCCGTCCCTGACGTCTCCGGCTCCACCACCAAGGTCCAGGAAGTGATTGAGGTCATCCAAGACGCGCCCCCTGCTTGCATCGCGATGGCGCACATCAACTGTTCGACAGATGGCTCGAACCAAGTTGTCACCACCAACAGCGTCAACAAGGTCACCACCATCTACCCTGAGCCCATCATCGACCTCAGTGACAAGAGGGTGGAGCAGTTCACTGACTCTACCGTGAGTGCTGAGTCCCTCGCAGTGGTGACTGCCACGATGGTGTCTCCCAACCCGGGCAAGTACGCAGCGGTGGAGGCCCCTCCCGATGTCCTCACCACACCTGCAGTACCTACCAGCATTTCCTCATCCACCACAAAGGCCAAGGAGGTCTTCGAGGTTGCTTATGATGTGCCCCAGGACTGCATCACCAAGACAATCGTGAGTTATTCGACGGATTGTTCGAACCAAGTCATTGCCACATCGTCGTTCCGGGGCCATGACCTGTACGTCTCGTTGCCCACAAGGCACCAAGGACTTTTGATGCGGCCGACACCATGGCCGTCGTTTCTGGCAGATCATATGGCTGAGGGGAATGAGAATCGACCAACTCCATGGCCATCATTTCAAATTGGCGTGCCATCACAGGACAAGGATGATTCATGTTTTAGTGAGAAGTTATTTCATGAAG AAAATGGTTGCTCTAAGCACCGAACGTTCAAGCAAAAAAAAATCTTCAGCTCATGCAATTTGGGCCCTATGAACTAG